The following proteins are encoded in a genomic region of Oceaniferula marina:
- the thiD gene encoding bifunctional hydroxymethylpyrimidine kinase/phosphomethylpyrimidine kinase, which translates to MHPIALSIAGSDCSGGAGIQADLKTFQQRGVHGLTAITSIVSETPLTVRHVEPVSMPLLQDQINLLLDSYPISAIKTGLLPTRATTIGVYEILKETQIPLVVDPVMVASTGAQLVDSTTLAVLTSRILPITTLVTPNMAEASAILGRPVEHENDLEPAAKDIAEKHQTSCLVKGGHLPGTGDRLDVLWHQGQAHHYSHPAADLPEGGIHGTGCTLSAAITAGLALNLSIEEAVRGGIDQVQTLIQSAHSWPSGEDTILCLGW; encoded by the coding sequence ATGCACCCTATCGCACTTTCCATTGCCGGCTCCGATTGCTCCGGAGGCGCAGGCATTCAAGCTGATTTAAAAACGTTCCAACAGCGGGGCGTCCACGGACTCACTGCGATTACCAGTATTGTTTCCGAAACCCCTCTGACAGTAAGGCACGTCGAACCTGTTTCCATGCCCTTGCTCCAAGACCAAATCAATCTGCTGCTCGATTCCTACCCCATATCGGCCATCAAAACCGGCCTACTCCCTACCAGAGCAACCACCATCGGAGTCTACGAAATTCTCAAAGAGACCCAAATCCCTCTCGTCGTTGATCCGGTCATGGTCGCATCCACCGGAGCTCAGCTCGTCGACAGCACCACCCTAGCGGTCCTCACCAGTCGGATCCTCCCCATCACCACATTGGTGACCCCGAATATGGCCGAAGCTTCAGCCATTCTCGGTCGCCCGGTTGAACATGAAAACGATTTGGAACCTGCAGCCAAGGACATCGCAGAAAAGCACCAAACATCCTGTCTGGTAAAAGGTGGACACCTTCCCGGCACCGGTGACCGACTCGACGTCCTTTGGCATCAGGGGCAAGCCCACCACTACAGCCATCCCGCAGCCGACCTGCCGGAAGGAGGCATCCACGGGACAGGCTGCACCCTTTCCGCGGCCATCACTGCAGGACTCGCATTGAATCTGAGCATAGAAGAGGCCGTTCGTGGCGGAATTGACCAAGTCCAAACACTCATCCAATCCGCCCATAGCTGGCCCTCCGGAGAAGACACCATCCTTTGTCTGGGATGGTAA
- a CDS encoding porin, with the protein MIPRPIRKHSAPTLITLTTLATLGLSPSSSFAGTEAKSVLEEPAPWNWCTWLQDDPGTLYKNKSNPYVQELKIYGRFQWQYAYVDGEGSFEGGTRDFNYDTEEIRRFRVGAKMKFLDYFSVHARANFENDLSPIGGSRDIEYFNLYTSTLDIDLQKAFDLDTLEELEISIGKQKVSNSAEKYISSRYIKTVERSSLSNYVTVPTSTGVSLSTAFDAWNISLGMYSGDLEQEFSKFDNDYFYTLHTGYKFEDPRFADKSRIDFRFILNGDEEENAVKNLESIGSFNQKWVASLSSKSKWGKLRLLTDLVYGDNGTNYDIDNKGRPENNPEREGTFWGFVLLPTYWILDDQLEAVFRYQYASASEEEGFRISSRYSRTAGNAYDFTGPNDMSNGRGDSHHSAYLGLNYYLCGDNAKIMAGVEYDDLDSGSQDVYEGTTIWTAFRMYF; encoded by the coding sequence ATGATACCTAGACCGATCCGTAAACATTCAGCCCCCACCCTCATCACCCTAACAACCCTAGCAACCCTCGGACTATCTCCTTCGTCCAGTTTTGCAGGAACCGAAGCCAAGTCCGTTCTCGAAGAACCCGCTCCCTGGAACTGGTGCACCTGGCTCCAAGACGACCCTGGCACACTCTACAAAAATAAGAGCAACCCCTACGTCCAGGAACTTAAAATCTACGGCCGATTCCAATGGCAATATGCTTACGTCGACGGTGAAGGTTCCTTCGAGGGTGGAACCCGCGATTTTAACTACGACACCGAAGAAATCCGCCGTTTCCGTGTCGGGGCAAAAATGAAATTTCTCGATTACTTCAGTGTCCACGCCCGGGCCAACTTTGAAAACGACCTTTCTCCCATCGGCGGCTCACGAGACATCGAATACTTCAACCTCTACACTTCGACCCTCGATATTGACCTCCAGAAAGCCTTCGATTTAGACACTCTCGAAGAATTGGAAATCTCAATCGGCAAACAGAAGGTTTCCAACAGCGCCGAAAAGTATATTTCATCACGCTACATCAAAACCGTCGAACGATCATCCCTGAGTAACTACGTCACCGTCCCGACATCCACAGGCGTCTCACTTTCCACAGCCTTCGACGCCTGGAACATCAGCCTGGGTATGTATTCCGGTGATCTGGAACAGGAGTTCTCCAAATTCGATAACGACTACTTTTACACCCTGCACACCGGCTACAAATTTGAGGACCCTCGTTTCGCGGATAAATCCCGAATTGATTTCCGCTTCATCCTCAATGGTGACGAAGAGGAAAATGCCGTCAAAAACCTGGAGAGCATCGGCTCGTTCAACCAAAAATGGGTCGCCTCCCTGAGTTCCAAATCCAAATGGGGCAAATTGCGTCTGCTCACCGACCTGGTTTACGGTGACAACGGAACCAACTACGATATCGACAACAAAGGCCGCCCTGAAAACAACCCGGAACGGGAAGGCACCTTCTGGGGCTTTGTCCTTCTACCGACTTACTGGATCCTCGACGACCAACTGGAAGCCGTCTTCCGTTACCAGTATGCCTCTGCCAGTGAAGAAGAAGGCTTCCGTATTTCCAGCCGCTACTCACGCACCGCTGGCAATGCTTACGACTTCACCGGACCCAACGACATGTCCAACGGTCGCGGTGACAGCCACCACAGCGCTTATCTCGGATTAAACTACTACCTCTGCGGCGACAACGCAAAGATCATGGCTGGGGTCGAATACGATGATTTGGACTCTGGCTCCCAGGACGTCTACGAGGGCACCACCATCTGGACGGCCTTCCGCATGTATTTCTAA
- a CDS encoding porin produces MQTKDGHTLPKTPHCQRFLWQWLALIGVLLITSSTLQGQITEIEAKHQKNLKDFSPIEVLPRFGEGRGCAWISNDPGTLFDSSENPIFQGAVIYGNPHWQYAHVSGTDALGNDFNGHESILRRFELGVRLHFLNYFTASISTDVEDDGKAKDDNSYDSLDYALYSSDIIFDAQDAFNWECYDQFQLRLGYFKVPSNAGWATSSNSMRAIERASLSNYSSPSDSLGAMISARRGRWDFDLGIFSGDEIDNGFDSERGSFWLGHIGYMFGKRERLDSLRTDLRVLVSNAPEKGETFQQDWVVSWSTVMRRQHWRMMSDFIIGENGDHNTPSQNGTYWGINIMPSVWLLEDRLEAIFRYQYVEADRRNGFRVSSHSIRRIADQEGAFINDGYGDKHQSLYAGLNYYICGDNTKIMAGVQWDDLTSRNKQVFEGLSTWFAVRLYF; encoded by the coding sequence ATGCAAACCAAGGATGGACATACCCTTCCAAAAACGCCCCACTGCCAACGTTTTTTGTGGCAATGGCTTGCCCTGATTGGAGTCCTCCTGATCACATCCTCGACGCTGCAGGGACAAATCACGGAAATCGAGGCAAAACATCAAAAAAACCTCAAGGACTTTTCCCCCATTGAGGTGCTGCCACGCTTTGGAGAAGGCAGAGGGTGCGCATGGATTTCCAACGACCCTGGAACCCTCTTCGACAGCTCAGAAAACCCCATCTTCCAAGGTGCTGTCATCTATGGTAACCCACACTGGCAATACGCCCATGTCAGCGGAACCGACGCACTGGGAAACGACTTCAACGGTCATGAATCCATCCTGCGCCGCTTCGAGCTCGGTGTTCGCCTCCACTTCTTAAACTATTTCACCGCATCGATCTCAACAGATGTGGAAGACGACGGCAAAGCTAAGGACGACAACAGCTACGACTCCCTTGACTACGCTCTTTACTCATCCGATATCATCTTTGATGCCCAAGATGCCTTCAACTGGGAATGTTACGATCAATTCCAACTTCGACTCGGCTATTTTAAAGTCCCCTCCAATGCAGGGTGGGCCACATCGTCCAACTCCATGCGAGCCATCGAACGAGCGTCCCTATCCAACTACTCAAGCCCGTCCGACTCTCTGGGAGCGATGATTTCGGCACGACGAGGACGCTGGGACTTCGATCTCGGAATCTTTTCAGGAGATGAAATTGATAATGGATTCGATTCTGAACGAGGTAGCTTCTGGCTCGGCCACATCGGCTATATGTTTGGAAAACGGGAACGCCTCGACAGTCTGCGAACCGACCTCCGGGTGCTGGTGAGTAACGCCCCCGAAAAAGGAGAAACCTTCCAGCAAGACTGGGTTGTCTCATGGAGCACCGTCATGCGTCGCCAGCACTGGCGGATGATGAGCGACTTCATTATCGGCGAGAACGGGGACCACAACACCCCCTCGCAAAATGGCACCTACTGGGGAATCAATATCATGCCCAGTGTCTGGCTGCTCGAGGACCGGCTTGAGGCCATCTTCCGCTACCAATACGTCGAGGCCGATCGACGGAACGGCTTTCGAGTTTCCTCTCACTCGATCCGGCGCATCGCGGATCAGGAGGGAGCGTTCATCAACGATGGCTATGGCGACAAGCACCAAAGCCTCTACGCAGGACTCAATTACTACATCTGTGGTGATAACACAAAAATCATGGCCGGCGTGCAATGGGACGACCTAACGTCCAGAAACAAACAGGTATTCGAAGGCCTGAGCACCTGGTTCGCCGTCCGGCTCTATTTTTAA
- a CDS encoding vWA domain-containing protein: MTFTQPEWFFLIPACLVLGLLFPALNIKRPLRLLLLATLSVLLTDPRIDRQQDALDLWVLLDRSESTEDLVDKGLPEWKKLLLSSKTTSRDQLHILDYAAEVSEQKPGTETSVFTGNRKLTRTNLAIQNALALSPEDRPSRILIFTDGYSTEPLTDSVSKLANLGIPVDFRLVREESSNDFRVSRLHMPVRTQIGEPFAIEVTVRGHTDGKIPLHIKRNGQLLSETSVELIQGSGRVEFTDRIPQSGSYAYSAEILPEHDAHPGNNRQERWIEVIGGPRVLLISKYTNDPLAAALRSQDYDVQIVNHPESLRVGQLAGARSVIFNNIPAFEVPPAFQDALNFFVREQGGGFLMVGGKQSFGSGGYFQSAIDPLLPVSMELKNEHRKLSCAMAIVMDRSGSMAVTAGGGKTKMSLANTGAARAVELLGELDQVCVFAVDSSAHRIVPLVDLHQQKQKVIGQVRKIRSQGGGIYVYTGLKAAWQELKKSSAGTRHIILFSDAADSEEPGNYQSLLDEMVREGASVSVIGLGSRKDSDAAFLEDIAKRGKGRCFFTNRPADIPRLFAQETVTVARSSFVTDPVGTRATGKWSEISAKPFQWLPQADGYNLSYARPDATTSLATTDEYLAPLVAHAHRGIGRTAAVSFPLGGSSSELVRAWPQYGDFIQTLSQWLMGDQLPPGIGIRHRLEGNRLTIDLLYDTEAWAKSFSLQAPRIRLLESSQPDTPYEVAWKRISPGRFSLSRELEEGSMIRGAIQVGKHAIPFGPMVVGSSTEWAFDPNRLAELRSLSAQSGGRELLDLSEAWQRPPSTHSADFRLPLGITALILLILDALVTRTGWQLPLPSRQPRQIPVTKRTPTPQTVQKQPTNQAPSPPSSSPPSSPPPVSPSESSRSSRFTRAKQRK; this comes from the coding sequence ATGACCTTCACCCAGCCAGAATGGTTCTTTCTCATCCCGGCGTGCCTTGTCCTCGGGCTTCTCTTTCCTGCACTCAACATCAAGCGGCCACTGCGACTTTTACTGCTCGCCACCCTCTCCGTTCTACTCACCGATCCGCGGATCGACAGGCAGCAGGACGCCCTAGACCTCTGGGTGCTGCTCGACCGCTCAGAATCCACCGAAGATCTCGTTGATAAAGGATTGCCGGAGTGGAAAAAACTCCTCCTCTCATCCAAAACCACCAGCCGGGACCAGCTCCACATACTCGATTACGCAGCCGAAGTTTCCGAGCAAAAACCAGGCACGGAAACCTCCGTTTTTACAGGCAACCGTAAACTCACGCGAACCAACCTCGCCATCCAAAATGCTCTGGCTCTCTCCCCGGAAGACAGACCTTCTCGCATCCTGATCTTCACCGACGGCTACTCCACCGAGCCACTCACCGACTCCGTAAGCAAACTTGCCAACCTCGGCATCCCGGTCGACTTCCGACTGGTCCGTGAAGAATCCAGCAACGATTTTCGGGTCTCCCGCCTCCATATGCCGGTCCGGACTCAAATCGGAGAACCATTCGCGATCGAGGTCACTGTCCGCGGTCACACCGACGGCAAGATTCCGCTTCACATCAAACGCAATGGACAGCTACTGAGCGAAACCTCCGTCGAATTAATTCAAGGAAGCGGTCGGGTCGAGTTCACCGACCGAATCCCGCAGTCAGGATCCTATGCCTACTCCGCCGAAATCTTACCGGAACATGATGCGCACCCCGGAAACAACCGACAAGAGCGATGGATCGAGGTTATTGGCGGCCCCCGGGTGCTATTGATCAGCAAATACACCAACGATCCTCTGGCGGCCGCCCTGCGGAGCCAGGATTACGACGTCCAAATCGTCAACCACCCGGAATCTCTGCGAGTGGGACAACTCGCAGGAGCCCGTTCGGTTATTTTCAACAACATCCCCGCATTTGAAGTTCCCCCCGCATTTCAAGACGCCCTGAATTTCTTTGTCAGAGAACAAGGAGGCGGATTTCTGATGGTCGGAGGCAAACAATCTTTCGGCTCGGGCGGCTATTTCCAATCCGCCATTGATCCGTTGCTGCCGGTCTCCATGGAGCTCAAAAATGAGCACCGCAAACTCTCCTGCGCCATGGCCATCGTCATGGATCGATCAGGCTCCATGGCCGTCACCGCAGGTGGAGGAAAAACAAAGATGAGTCTCGCCAACACCGGGGCCGCCCGCGCGGTTGAACTTCTCGGCGAACTCGACCAAGTTTGCGTTTTTGCCGTCGACAGCTCAGCTCACCGGATCGTCCCACTCGTTGATCTCCACCAACAAAAACAAAAAGTCATCGGCCAGGTTCGAAAAATTCGATCCCAAGGTGGTGGCATCTACGTCTACACCGGGCTGAAAGCCGCATGGCAGGAACTCAAAAAATCATCGGCCGGCACGCGCCACATCATTCTGTTCTCAGACGCCGCGGACTCTGAAGAACCGGGCAATTACCAATCGTTGCTGGACGAAATGGTCCGCGAGGGCGCCAGCGTTTCGGTCATTGGCTTGGGCTCTCGCAAAGATAGCGACGCGGCCTTTCTCGAGGATATTGCCAAACGAGGGAAAGGCCGTTGTTTTTTTACCAACCGGCCTGCAGATATCCCCCGACTCTTCGCCCAGGAAACCGTTACCGTCGCCCGGTCCTCCTTCGTTACCGACCCCGTGGGCACCCGGGCCACCGGCAAGTGGTCTGAAATTTCAGCCAAACCATTCCAATGGCTGCCTCAGGCAGACGGCTACAACCTATCCTACGCCCGTCCTGATGCCACCACCTCGCTGGCCACCACCGACGAATATCTGGCACCCCTCGTCGCCCACGCACACCGTGGAATCGGCCGCACGGCCGCCGTATCGTTCCCCCTGGGAGGTTCATCGTCGGAGCTCGTCCGGGCATGGCCCCAATACGGAGACTTCATCCAAACGCTGAGCCAATGGCTGATGGGCGACCAACTCCCGCCAGGCATAGGCATCCGCCACAGGCTCGAAGGAAACCGACTCACCATCGACCTCCTCTACGATACCGAAGCGTGGGCCAAATCCTTCTCACTACAAGCCCCCCGCATCCGCCTGCTCGAAAGCAGCCAACCGGACACCCCCTACGAAGTGGCTTGGAAGCGGATTTCCCCCGGACGTTTCTCGCTCAGCCGTGAGCTGGAAGAGGGCAGCATGATCCGCGGTGCCATTCAGGTTGGCAAACACGCGATCCCTTTCGGCCCGATGGTGGTTGGCTCCAGCACGGAATGGGCGTTCGACCCTAACCGGCTCGCCGAACTTCGCTCACTCTCAGCACAAAGCGGCGGCCGCGAATTACTTGACCTTTCTGAAGCGTGGCAACGTCCACCCTCCACCCACAGCGCCGACTTCCGACTCCCCCTGGGCATCACCGCTCTGATCCTGCTCATACTCGACGCCTTGGTCACCCGGACCGGTTGGCAACTCCCCCTGCCCTCGCGCCAACCTCGCCAAATTCCAGTGACCAAACGTACGCCAACACCCCAAACCGTTCAAAAGCAGCCGACAAATCAGGCACCCTCCCCTCCGTCAAGCTCCCCTCCGTCAAGCCCACCCCCGGTTTCGCCTTCAGAAAGCTCGCGAAGCTCTCGCTTCACCCGTGCCAAACAACGGAAATGA